A region of Solanum dulcamara chromosome 7, daSolDulc1.2, whole genome shotgun sequence DNA encodes the following proteins:
- the LOC129895090 gene encoding pumilio homolog 5 yields the protein MATESPMRILEDSRTENWVSAKDAVSFASPMNEVAADELGLLLKGHKIHGHNRNKVPNRSGSAPPSMEGSFSAIGNLVYDQSSSRKLSLASLDTVMQNWQSEEQMRADPSYFAYYNSNVNLNPRLPPPIISRENRHLAHHFADLGDSCQLNSYENSKDGSLHMTRSSLSTHNEEPEDENLPQSASDDLPQSFASGQHLASFAGQHKSLVDLIQEDFPRTPSPVYNQSRSSGQVAAEEPTDSDIQSLTLDGLSLDISNKHGADACANVSGDHDITASDQPLVITLEKESCVDSLGRSHSPQKGELPGNDAHLVNELLASDEIASGISKTSKNVQTPEASKNKDEQYFHSKNAVEQQQQQQYHSQRSTTYQVNGPQVQANTLGTNTPQSSLAKGYGHSWFSSVEVQAAPQGSGLTPPLYATAAAYMASGNPYYSNLSPSGGYAPQYNIGGYALGSPSLSPFLAGYPSMHINAGSGRSISGQSVAPRENIPQVGDLHHLTKFYGHHGLMMHPSFPDPFHMQYFHHPHPHPVDDSHTSPSQYMRFPSPGVFGLEVDAYASQKEPNLPSYIAEQNFLRPPVGNLNLPSPGKTIIPGNSYFGSPSSLGFAQQFPASPLGSPVLPGSPVGRRNEIKPAPGSGRNNGLYSGWPAQRGSGSLNDSKRHSFLEELKQSNARRIDLSDIAGRIVEFSVDQHGSRFIQQKLENCSIEEKASVFKEILPHASKLITDVFGNYVIQKFFEHGSHEQRKMLACQLAGQMLPLSLQMYGCRVIQKALEVIDLDQKTELVHELNGHVMRCVQDQNGNHVVQKCIECIPTEKISFIISSFQGQVAILSTHPYGCRVIQRVLEHCSENSQSQCIVHEILESAYALAQDQYGNYVTQHVLERGRPHERSRIIGKLTGNVVQLSQHKYASNVVEKCLEYGDSAERGLLIEEILAESEGNDCLLTMMKDQFANYVVQKILEISNNKHREILLSRIRVHLHALKKYTYGKHIVARFEQLSEQLSDEDIGTCEP from the exons ATGGCAACTGAGAGCCCTATGAGAATACTCGAAGACAGTAGAACAGAAAATTGGGTCTCTGCCAAGGATGCGGTCTCTTTCGCATCCCCTATGAATGAAGTGGCAGCTGATGAACTGGGATTGCTTCTTAAAGGTCATAAGATTCACGGTCATAATAGAAATAAGGTTCCAAATCGCAGTGGTAGTGCGCCTCCAAGTATGGAGGGCTCATTTTCAGCCATTGGTAACCTTGTCTATGATCAAAGCTCCAGCCGGAAGTTGAGTTTGGCAAGCTTAGACACTGTCATGCAGAACTGGCAGTCTGAAGAGCAGATGCGTGCTGATCCCTCGTATTTTGCATACTACAACTCTAATGTCAACTTGAATCCTAGGCTTCCTCCTCCTATTATTTCAAGGGAGAACAGACACCTGGCACACCATTTTGCAGATCTGGGTGACAGCTGCCAGTTAAATTCTTATGAGAATAGTAAAGATGGATCCTTGCATATGACTAGAAGTTCTCTCTCAACTCATAATGAGGAGCCCGAAGATGAAAATTTACCACAGAGTGCTTCAGATGATCTGCCCCAAAGTTTTGCTTCAGGACAGCACTTGGCCTCCTTTGCAGGTCAACACAAAAGTTTAGTTGACCTAATCCAG GAGGACTTCCCTCGCACTCCATCACCAGTTTACAATCAATCTCGGTCCTCTGGTCAGGTTGCTGCAGAGGAACCAACAGATTCTGATATTCAATCTCTTACATTGGATGGTCTCTCccttgatatttcaaataaaCACGGTGCAGATGCTTGTGCAAATGTCTCAGGTGACCATGATATCACTGCCTCTGATCAGCCTTTGGTCATTACACTTGAGAAAGAATCTTGTGTTGACAGTCTTGGGAGGTCTCATTCCCCTCAGAAGGGTGAATTACCAGGTAATGATGCACATTTGGTGAATGAACTCTTAGCCAGTGATGAGATAGCATCAGGTATTTCAAAGACTTCAAAGAACGTTCAGACTCCAGAGGCTAGTAAGAACAAGGATGAACAGTATTTTCACAGCAAGAATGCAGTAGAacagcaacaacagcagcagTACCACTCCCAGCGAAGCACGACTTACCAAGTTAATGGCCCACAAGTTCAAGCAAATACACTTGGGACTAATACACCACAGAGTAGCCTAGCAAAAGGTTATGGTCATAGCTGGTTCTCTTCAGTTGAAGTGCAAGCAGCTCCTCAAGGTTCTGGCCTCACACCTCCTCTATATGCAACAGCTGCAGCCTATATGGCTTCTGGTAACCCATACTATTCTAACTTGAGTCCATCTGGTGGATATGCCCCTCAATACAATATAGGGGGATATGCTTTAGGTTCGCCTTCTCTTTCTCCATTTTTAGCTGGATATCCATCTATGCACATTAATGCTGGTTCTGGACGAAGCATCAGTGGTCAAAGTGTTGCACCAAGGGAAAACATTCCACAAGTTGGTGATCTGCATCATTTAACCAAGTTTTATGGGCATCATGGATTAATGATGCATCCTTCTTTCCCAGATCCTTTTCATATGCAGTACTTTCATCATCCTCATCCTCATCCTGTTGATGATTCACACACTTCTCCTAGTCAGTATATGCGGTTTCCTTCGCCTGGTGTGTTTGGGCTTGAAGTTGATGCTTATGCCTCACAGAAGGAGCCAAATCTCCCTTCTTATATTGCTGAACAGAATTTCCTTCGTCCACCAGTTGGAAATCTGAACTTACCAAGTCCTGGAAAAACGATAATTCCTGGTAATAGttattttgggagtccatcgaGCCTGGGATTCGCGCAACAGTTTCCAGCCTCACCTCTTGGTAGTCCTGTACTGCCAGGATCCCCTGTGGGAAGAAGGAATGAAATTAAACCTGCCCCTGGTTCAGGTAGAAATAATGGATTGTATTCTGGATGGCCGGCACAAAGGGGTTCTGGTAGCTTGAATGACTCTAAAAGACATTCATTTCTCGAAGAACTGAAACAAAGCAATGCTCGAAGAATTGACCTCTCTGATATTGCAGGTCGTATTGTTGAATTCAg TGTTGATCAGCATGGAAGTCGGTTTATACAGCAGAAATTGGAAAATTGTAGTATTGAAGAGAAGGCGTCTGTTTTCAAAGAAATTCTTCCACATGCTTCAAAACTAATAACAGATGTTTTTGGGAACTATGTCATTCAAAAG TTCTTTGAGCATGGAAGTCATGAGCAAAGAAAGATGCTGGCATGTCAATTAGCAGGGCAGATGCTTCCGTTAAGTTTGCAAATGTATGGCTGCCGTGTTATTCAAAAG GCCCTCGAAGTTATCGATCTTGATCAGAAAACAGAACTTGTCCATGAACTCAATGGACATGTAATGAGATGCGTTCAAGATCAAAATGGGaaccatgtagtccaaaaatgcATCGAGTGCATACCTACTGAAAAAATTAGCTTCATTATCTCCTCATTCCAAGGCCAAGTAGCTATATTGTCTACGCATCCTTATGGTTGCCGTGTAATCCAG AGAGTCTTGGAACATTGTTCAGAAAACTCTCAAAGTCAGTGTATAGTGCATGAAATCTTGGAATCTGCTTATGCTCTTGCTCAAGATCAGTATGGGAACTATGTCACCCAG CATGTTCTGGAGAGGGGAAGACCACATGAAAGAAGTCGAATAATCGGAAAGTTGACCGGAAATGTTGTACAGTTAAGCCAACACAAATATGCCTCAAACGTTGTTGAGAAGTGTCTGGAATATGGTGATTCTGCTGAGAGGGGGCTCTTGATTGAGGAGATTCTTGCAGAGTCAGAGGGAAATGACTGTTTGCTG